The following coding sequences lie in one bacterium genomic window:
- a CDS encoding DUF488 family protein, translated as MIKTKSVYYDKIEPDDGKRILVMRKWPRGIGREKNRIDLWMKELGPSNELLDDWNNKRIDFSEYERRYFKEMESRTDNLKELADLAREGNITLLCKEKTDEECHRRLLKGLVEKQLKEGL; from the coding sequence ATGATCAAAACCAAATCCGTTTACTACGACAAGATCGAGCCTGACGACGGCAAGAGAATCCTTGTCATGCGCAAATGGCCCCGTGGCATTGGCCGGGAAAAGAACAGGATTGATCTCTGGATGAAAGAACTTGGCCCCAGTAACGAGCTTCTCGATGACTGGAATAACAAGAGAATAGATTTTTCTGAGTACGAGAGACGGTATTTTAAAGAGATGGAATCCCGGACTGATAACCTAAAGGAACTGGCTGATCTTGCCAGAGAGGGGAATATCACTCTCCTCTGCAAAGAGAAGACTGACGAGGAGTGCCACAGGAGATTATTGAAGGGGCTGGTTGAGAAACAATTGAAAGAAGGCTTATGA